DNA from Brucella melitensis bv. 1 str. 16M:
CCGCTTCTCTGATGCTGATTTAAAACTCGACAGCCGCTCGCCGAAACTAAATGAACACGGCGCTGCGATCCGCGCCGAACTCGACAAAGGCTGAAAAGGAAAATCCCGTCTTTAAACGTCCCCCGAACGTTGGGCATCCAGCTTCGGGGGCATGGGATCAAGAGGCCACCTAAAACAAAACCCGCTTTCGCGGGTCTAATGTTTCCAACAACTTAGCTTGGGTAAAGTTGTGAATGGTGCGGTCGAGAAGACTCGAACTTCCACGGGTTGCCCCACAGCGACCTCAACGCTGCGCGTCTACCAATTCCGCCATGACCGCCCGTGGTAGGAGCCGAACTCCGTCGGCGAGGGGGCATTTAGCAAATCGATTGGGGGTGCACAAGCCCTATCTGCATTCAACAAAATCAGTACGTTTCCAGCGTTTCCTTAAGTGTCACCCGAACTTGTCACCTTAGCCGACGCTCTTTGCCTCGACCCTTGCTTTCTTTGAAGTCAGCCCATGAGCGCCGAGGGTAGCGTTAATGAGCGACATTCGAGATACGACCGATTGTGTACCTCATGCGGGCCAAATTGTGTACCGCACGATACACCGATAACAGGTCCCCGGTTCTCTGCCAAGGTTGACGAACGCCACCGCCGCAATGACCAAGAGCGCGGATGCGATGACGCGCAGCGATGCGATGACTGAAATCTTCAACTTCATGGACCACAAGGTCCGTGTAGTGCTCCTGAAGGGGGAGCCATGGTTCGTGGCGGCTGACGTGTGCCGCTGTCTAGGTATTAAACACACAGGCAGCGCCGTGGTTTCCGCCGATGTGCATGAAAGAGGGTGGCTCGCTAAATCTAGTGTGGGAAATTCCCACGTTAGTTTCCCAAATCGCGGCGCAGTTATCGTCTCCGAAGCCCGTCTCTACAAGCTCATCATGCGCTCCACCAAACCGGAAGCCAAGAAGTTCCAGAACTGGGTGACAGGAACGGTACTCCCTGCAATCCTCAAGGACGGCCTGTATGTGCGCGGGGAGGAGAAGGTTTCAGCCGGTGAGATGGACCTTGAAGAACTGACGCTCATCACCTTGACCCGCCTTCAGGAGAAAATGAAGCGCCTGAAGGAAGAGAAAGAGGCTGCCGAAGCTCTGGCTAAGTTCTCGCAAGGCATCATCACGGAACCCCTAGAATACGTCACGATGGACGAATGATGTGCGGAGCACGGGGCGAGCCTTAAGCCACCTCTACCTTCCCCATGGGATGAAGACCAAGCTTAGCCGGAAGGCGGCTGTGCTGTGCCGTGAGCGGGGGATTGAGGTGAAGAAGCAGACGCGGGAACTGAATACGCCAGACGAGCAGCTTCTTAGACGGACTAACCGGCATTAAGTGCGGGGCAGGACGGAGGGCGTACCCCGTGGGTTCGTGGCGGCTGATGTGTGCCGGTGCCTCGGTATTCACATTCGTTCGGATGGCAGGATCAACACGAACTGAGCCTTGAGCAAGCTGACAGCATCCGAGAAGCAAAACCTACCGTACAAAGAGGCCCATTTAAGGGGCCTTAAAGAAGTTGCTGCCCGCGCCTATGGTGTGTCGCTTGTCTCCGAAAGCGGCCTTTACAAGCACACCAGCGGCGGCTCCCGCAGGCATCTCTCCAGATTGGATGGGGATGAAAAATATACCCTCAGAATTAATGAGGGTATTCGCGGCAACCCCAACGCAACTTTCATCACCCGCTCGGGCATCAATAAGCTTATCAGCCACCGGCGTTCATGCGATCCAGCCGCTGGACGCTCAACAAGCCGATTGCCAAAGAGTTCCAGAACTGGCTAGCCCGAGAAGTCATCCCAGAATATTTGGCAGAAATTTCCGCGAACCACATCTGATTAAAGGCAACCGCGCACTACCCCCGTGGCCCCTTCCGTTTCCCTTGAATGCTGCCAGAAGGTGAAGCCGATAGAGCATTCAGCGCTTTCCGGTAGGTGGTGGGAGGCTGGAACCAGAGAGGTGCGAACGGCTTTCCTGAAGGCTTCACGTGAGGGGCGGGAGGGCTGGACCTAAGGTTGCATAGGAGCAGCACATGCCTAATAGGTTGCACAGTGGCAGAGCTAACCCGGCGCAGTAGAGATAAGCACCAAGAGCTAACCCTCTACAGAAGCAGGGCGGTGGTCTTATGTATCCTCCCGGCTCTGGCCTTGGTCTGCCTTGAAGTCCATTTAGGGCTTGGGGGTGTTGGACTGATGGCGTATGCAGCAATAAAGTCCAATTAGAGTGTGTATTGACTTTATGGACTATTAGTCCGATAACTCCTATAAACCTATTTGGATTATGGGGGCCAACATGAACAATGCAACCGTCGCCAACGTCGCCGCTACCTACCGGGGTCAGCTTGTGGGGTACGCTCGTACATCGACAACCGATCAGAAGGCAGGACTTGCCGCACAAGAGCGAGACCTTCAAGCGGCAGGGTGTGATCGCATATTCAGTGAAC
Protein-coding regions in this window:
- a CDS encoding BRO-N domain-containing protein, which encodes MTRSDAMTEIFNFMDHKVRVVLLKGEPWFVAADVCRCLGIKHTGSAVVSADVHERGWLAKSSVGNSHVSFPNRGAVIVSEARLYKLIMRSTKPEAKKFQNWVTGTVLPAILKDGLYVRGEEKVSAGEMDLEELTLITLTRLQEKMKRLKEEKEAAEALAKFSQGIITEPLEYVTMDE